A genomic region of Mesorhizobium sp. NZP2077 contains the following coding sequences:
- a CDS encoding DUF1127 domain-containing protein, which translates to MNLIRNYRNWRVYRETVTELGRLSNRQLHDLGIVRDEIKIIARRAI; encoded by the coding sequence ATGAACCTGATCCGCAACTATCGTAACTGGCGCGTTTATCGCGAGACGGTTACCGAGCTGGGTCGCCTTTCGAACCGTCAGCTGCATGATCTCGGTATCGTCCGCGACGAAATCAAGATCATCGCCCGCCGGGCGATCTAA
- a CDS encoding DUF1127 domain-containing protein has protein sequence MNLIRNYRNWRRYRDTVSELSRLSNRELTDLGISRSDIPYVARKAV, from the coding sequence ATGAACCTGATCCGCAACTACCGCAACTGGCGCCGCTACCGGGACACCGTGTCCGAGCTGAGCCGCCTGAGCAACCGTGAACTGACCGACCTCGGCATCAGCCGCAGCGACATTCCTTACGTCGCTCGCAAGGCGGTCTAA
- a CDS encoding DUF2157 domain-containing protein, translating to MAGYSTRVRSDIARWLQAGLIDAATADSLTRDVEANARTSLSFGSILAMMAALLFGAAILIFVAANWDAIPRLARVAALFAIIFGGYVGGAVLKTRDHAAIGEALWIVAAAAFGGSIALIGQMYHLSGDEASALITWGAGTALAAVALRSNPLTVASVGIADAWLFLKGFDYYNRSDFPHAFVVMAVVLFAISFWTRSQPARHLIILSLLLYLVLLAGNHATLPVAIPLVIVSVVLFAAAVFAPEPVERIVRLGGRLPLHALLGFLTGLAIIQFELADESTYNSGFTIASVVALAGIVAAIVLAGRESRGLRWLAYLGFAFELAMIYVVTLQSMLDTAGFFLAAAVLLGILAIVIIRVEKRMKGPATGGVAA from the coding sequence ATGGCAGGGTACTCGACACGAGTCAGGTCCGATATTGCGCGATGGCTTCAGGCAGGCCTGATCGACGCCGCGACAGCCGATTCCCTGACGCGCGACGTCGAGGCCAACGCGCGCACATCACTGAGCTTCGGTTCGATCCTGGCGATGATGGCGGCGCTGCTGTTTGGCGCGGCCATCCTGATCTTCGTCGCCGCCAACTGGGACGCCATCCCGCGGCTGGCGCGCGTGGCAGCGTTGTTTGCCATCATCTTTGGCGGCTATGTCGGCGGCGCGGTGCTGAAGACGCGCGACCATGCGGCGATCGGCGAAGCCCTGTGGATCGTGGCGGCAGCAGCCTTCGGCGGTTCGATCGCGCTGATTGGCCAGATGTATCATTTGTCCGGTGACGAGGCGTCCGCGCTGATCACCTGGGGCGCCGGCACGGCGCTGGCGGCTGTCGCGCTGCGGTCGAACCCGCTGACCGTCGCTTCGGTCGGCATCGCCGATGCCTGGCTGTTCCTCAAAGGATTCGATTATTACAACCGCAGCGACTTTCCGCATGCCTTCGTCGTCATGGCGGTCGTGCTGTTTGCCATCTCGTTCTGGACCCGCAGCCAGCCGGCGCGGCATCTGATCATCCTGTCGCTGCTCCTCTATCTCGTGCTGTTGGCCGGCAATCACGCGACGCTGCCGGTGGCGATCCCCCTGGTCATCGTCTCCGTCGTGCTTTTCGCGGCTGCCGTCTTCGCACCGGAGCCGGTCGAGAGGATCGTTCGGCTCGGCGGCCGCTTGCCCCTGCACGCGCTGCTCGGCTTCCTCACCGGCCTCGCCATCATCCAGTTCGAACTGGCCGACGAGAGCACTTACAACAGCGGTTTCACCATTGCTTCGGTTGTTGCGCTGGCGGGCATTGTCGCTGCCATCGTGCTGGCAGGACGGGAGAGCCGCGGATTGCGCTGGCTTGCCTATCTAGGCTTCGCTTTCGAACTCGCCATGATCTATGTCGTGACCTTGCAATCCATGCTCGATACGGCCGGCTTCTTCCTTGCCGCAGCGGTGCTGCTCGGCATCCTGGCGATCGTCATCATCCGCGTCGAAAAACGCATGAAGGGTCCGGCCACCGGGGGAGTCGCGGCATGA
- a CDS encoding GDYXXLXY domain-containing protein, protein MMTGKRLVISALVLALVQIGFLSWIIAGRAAILRHGKEVLLKIEPVDPRDLLRGDYIILSYDISRIPVKMIANIPAGKLSSDDTSIAVRLKKGVDGYWTPTTAWFGKAPTQAAADEADISGHVAAGWDLREEGASIAPDYGIERFYLPEGEGMAIQNDMRVRPFGIKLVLASDGTAQIKALVDGDKTLFEEPLY, encoded by the coding sequence ATGATGACCGGAAAGCGGCTTGTTATCTCGGCGCTGGTGCTGGCGCTCGTCCAGATAGGCTTCCTGAGCTGGATCATCGCCGGCCGGGCGGCGATCCTGCGCCACGGCAAGGAGGTGCTGTTGAAGATCGAACCCGTCGATCCGCGCGACCTGCTGCGCGGCGACTACATTATCCTGAGCTACGACATCTCGCGCATACCGGTGAAAATGATCGCCAACATTCCCGCCGGCAAACTCTCCAGCGACGACACCTCGATTGCCGTCCGCTTGAAGAAAGGCGTCGACGGCTATTGGACACCGACCACCGCCTGGTTCGGCAAGGCACCAACGCAGGCCGCCGCGGATGAGGCTGATATATCAGGCCATGTTGCAGCGGGTTGGGATCTTCGCGAGGAAGGAGCGTCGATCGCACCGGATTACGGTATAGAACGCTTTTACCTGCCGGAAGGCGAGGGCATGGCGATCCAGAACGACATGCGGGTGCGCCCGTTCGGGATAAAGCTTGTCCTTGCCAGCGACGGCACCGCGCAGATCAAGGCACTGGTCGACGGCGACAAGACACTGTTCGAGGAGCCGCTGTATTAG
- the tig gene encoding trigger factor — MQVTETLNSGLKREIKITVPAGDMEAKLMARLSDARNKVRINGFRPGKVPVQHLRKVYGKSFMAEVVNEILNDSTRSIITGRGEKAAMQPEVIMTEDEKEAEKILAGGTDFEFRLNYEIIPAIEIKDFSDIKVTRQVFDVPDTEIDDQVKRVAESARSYEPKTGKAAEGDRVSIDYVGKIDGEAFAGGAGTDQPLVLGSKEFIPGFEDQLVGAKAGDEKQVTVTFPENYQAAHLAGKEATFDVTVKEVSKPGELEINDETAKNLGLESLERLREIVRGQIENQFGSMTRQKVKRQLLDQLDAAYSFEAPSKLIEAEFNNIWAQVNRDLEAAGRTFADEETTEEEARAEYLRLAERRVRLGLVLAEIGEKAGVTVSDEELQRGLFEQVRRFPANQQQEAFEFYRNNPEALNALRAPMFEEKVVDHLLGQISVTDVKVSKEELMADDEDAETATKAKPAKKAAAKKAEAKANEDEAEEPKKKAAPKKKAAKDAE; from the coding sequence ATGCAGGTCACCGAAACGCTCAACTCCGGTCTCAAGCGCGAGATCAAGATCACCGTGCCGGCGGGTGACATGGAAGCCAAGCTGATGGCGCGGCTGTCGGACGCCCGCAACAAGGTTCGCATCAACGGCTTCCGGCCGGGCAAGGTGCCGGTGCAGCACCTGCGCAAGGTCTACGGCAAGTCGTTCATGGCCGAAGTGGTCAACGAGATCCTCAACGATTCGACCCGTTCGATCATCACGGGTCGTGGCGAAAAAGCCGCCATGCAGCCCGAAGTCATCATGACCGAGGACGAGAAGGAAGCCGAGAAGATCCTGGCCGGCGGTACCGACTTCGAGTTCCGCCTCAACTACGAGATCATTCCGGCGATCGAGATCAAGGATTTTTCCGACATCAAAGTGACGCGTCAGGTGTTCGACGTGCCGGACACCGAGATCGACGACCAGGTCAAGCGGGTCGCCGAATCGGCGCGCAGCTATGAGCCGAAGACCGGCAAGGCCGCTGAAGGCGACCGCGTCAGCATCGACTATGTCGGCAAGATCGACGGCGAAGCCTTCGCCGGCGGCGCCGGCACCGACCAGCCGCTGGTGCTCGGCTCCAAGGAGTTCATTCCGGGCTTCGAGGACCAGTTGGTCGGCGCCAAGGCCGGCGACGAAAAGCAGGTCACCGTGACCTTCCCGGAAAACTACCAGGCGGCCCATCTGGCCGGCAAGGAAGCCACCTTCGACGTCACCGTCAAGGAAGTGTCGAAGCCGGGCGAACTGGAAATCAACGACGAGACCGCCAAGAACCTTGGCCTGGAATCGCTGGAGCGCCTGCGTGAGATCGTGCGCGGCCAGATCGAGAACCAGTTCGGCTCGATGACGCGCCAGAAGGTCAAGCGCCAGCTGCTCGACCAACTCGACGCGGCCTATTCGTTCGAGGCGCCGTCGAAGCTCATCGAGGCCGAGTTCAACAACATCTGGGCGCAGGTCAACCGCGATCTGGAAGCCGCTGGCCGCACCTTCGCCGACGAAGAGACGACCGAGGAAGAGGCCCGCGCCGAATATCTGCGTCTTGCCGAACGCCGCGTGCGTCTCGGCCTGGTGCTGGCCGAGATCGGCGAGAAGGCCGGTGTCACCGTTTCGGACGAGGAATTGCAGCGCGGCCTGTTCGAGCAGGTTCGCCGCTTCCCGGCCAACCAGCAGCAGGAAGCTTTCGAGTTCTACCGCAACAATCCCGAGGCGCTGAATGCGCTGCGCGCACCGATGTTCGAGGAGAAGGTGGTCGACCACCTGCTCGGCCAGATCTCGGTCACCGACGTCAAGGTCAGCAAGGAAGAGCTGATGGCCGACGACGAGGACGCGGAAACCGCGACCAAGGCGAAGCCGGCGAAGAAGGCCGCGGCCAAGAAGGCTGAAGCCAAGGCGAACGAGGACGAGGCGGAAGAGCCGAAGAAGAAGGCTGCGCCGAAGAAAAAGGCTGCCAAGGACGCCGAATAA
- a CDS encoding DUF4336 domain-containing protein — protein sequence MLEPLGSDLWFADGGVVSFKGVDYPTRMVVVRLADGGLWLWSPVEKTAAIEGEIRALGPVRHIVSPNKLHYLFLGEWQAAFPGANLWATAATTAKCRELHFAGVLADDPPAEWSGQIDQFYFTNSPFMDELIFFHRASCTAIIADLSQTLSETFLKRHWPWWMRPIARLSKIVEIPCPSSIPRFGALNPPKVSCSTVYQRDPA from the coding sequence ATGCTGGAGCCGCTGGGATCGGACCTGTGGTTTGCGGATGGCGGAGTCGTTTCGTTCAAAGGCGTCGACTATCCGACGCGGATGGTCGTCGTCCGACTTGCCGATGGTGGGCTATGGCTATGGTCGCCAGTAGAAAAGACGGCAGCGATCGAGGGCGAGATTCGGGCGCTAGGTCCTGTTCGGCATATCGTCAGCCCCAACAAACTGCACTACCTGTTTCTGGGAGAGTGGCAGGCCGCATTCCCAGGCGCGAATTTGTGGGCAACGGCGGCGACAACCGCTAAGTGCAGGGAACTCCATTTTGCCGGGGTACTAGCCGACGATCCGCCCGCCGAATGGAGCGGGCAGATCGACCAATTCTATTTCACCAACTCGCCTTTCATGGACGAATTGATCTTCTTTCACCGGGCGTCGTGCACCGCCATCATCGCCGACCTCTCGCAGACCCTCAGCGAGACGTTCTTGAAACGTCATTGGCCTTGGTGGATGCGGCCAATCGCAAGGCTTTCGAAAATCGTCGAAATCCCCTGCCCCAGCTCAATACCCCGCTTTGGCGCGCTAAATCCGCCCAAGGTTTCTTGCTCCACCGTGTACCAACGTGATCCAGCGTGA
- a CDS encoding NADP-dependent oxidoreductase has translation MKAIVVTDQNAGTAGMKLVDRPEPQAAINDVVVQVHAAGFVNTELEWPSTWADRAFRDRTPSILGHELAGVVTALGYGTTGLSVGQRVFGLSDWHRDGTLAEHVAMEARNLAPLPGDVDFTVGASLPISGLTAWQGLFQHGRLQAGQSVLAHGAAGAVGSMVTQLAREAGAYVIGTGRAADRQKALDFGANEFVDLGNDTLEDVGGVDLVFDVIGGDIQKRSAALIRAGGTLVTVVAPTDVRPADGRTSDFVVEANRAHLSEVVQRVRDGRLRTNIGKVSSLDDAVATFNSTERRAGKTVIRVRP, from the coding sequence ATGAAGGCAATCGTTGTAACGGATCAGAACGCGGGAACGGCCGGAATGAAGCTGGTAGATCGGCCTGAGCCGCAGGCGGCGATCAACGACGTTGTCGTTCAGGTTCATGCGGCAGGATTCGTCAACACCGAACTGGAGTGGCCTTCGACCTGGGCAGACCGCGCCTTTCGTGACCGGACGCCGTCGATCCTCGGCCACGAATTGGCCGGCGTCGTCACCGCGCTTGGCTACGGCACTACGGGGCTTTCAGTCGGTCAGCGGGTGTTCGGCCTGTCGGACTGGCACCGCGACGGCACCCTCGCCGAACATGTCGCCATGGAGGCACGCAACCTCGCGCCGCTGCCGGGCGACGTCGACTTCACGGTGGGCGCGAGCTTGCCGATCTCGGGCCTGACTGCGTGGCAGGGCCTGTTTCAGCATGGCCGCCTTCAGGCGGGGCAGAGCGTGCTTGCGCATGGGGCTGCCGGCGCCGTCGGTTCGATGGTGACGCAACTCGCGCGGGAGGCCGGCGCCTATGTCATCGGCACCGGACGCGCCGCGGACCGCCAGAAGGCGCTCGACTTCGGCGCGAATGAATTTGTCGACCTTGGGAACGACACACTGGAAGATGTCGGCGGCGTTGATTTGGTATTCGACGTCATCGGCGGTGACATTCAGAAGCGGTCGGCAGCGCTGATCCGTGCAGGCGGCACGCTGGTAACCGTAGTCGCACCGACGGATGTTCGCCCCGCCGACGGCCGGACGAGCGACTTCGTCGTCGAGGCCAATCGCGCGCACCTATCCGAGGTAGTCCAGCGGGTTCGAGACGGAAGACTGCGGACGAACATCGGCAAAGTTTCAAGCCTGGATGATGCCGTCGCCACTTTCAACTCAACCGAGCGGCGTGCGGGAAAGACGGTTATCCGCGTTCGTCCATGA
- a CDS encoding alpha/beta hydrolase, whose amino-acid sequence MTSQHAVVSIGNDVKLHFAAYGEGPRTAVLLHGFPQTGHEWRKVSPLLVEMGFRVIVPDYRGAGGSSKPAGGYDKWTMAGDIEALLREHLAVQQPIALVGHDIGAMVALAFAFRFREFVSHLVLIDAPLQGTSFMTAMRGDPRGWHVAFHQARDIAEHLVHGRERGYLHHIIGVRIFDPSAISGDDFDLYVDAYSTPGAMRAAFELYRAFDDDCCAIERARKQGKLEMPLLTLAGEAGGLAKWMPQMAREIAAQVDHRTSPKAAHWVPEEDPQFIAEAIATFVAAP is encoded by the coding sequence ATGACATCTCAACATGCCGTAGTAAGTATCGGGAACGATGTGAAATTGCATTTTGCCGCATATGGAGAAGGTCCGCGCACCGCCGTTCTGCTTCACGGTTTCCCGCAGACCGGTCACGAGTGGCGCAAAGTCTCTCCGCTTCTGGTCGAAATGGGTTTTCGCGTCATCGTCCCGGATTATCGCGGTGCGGGCGGCTCGTCGAAGCCGGCCGGCGGTTACGACAAATGGACGATGGCCGGTGACATAGAGGCTCTCCTTCGCGAACATCTCGCTGTCCAGCAGCCAATTGCGCTCGTCGGTCACGATATCGGCGCAATGGTGGCTCTCGCCTTCGCATTCCGCTTTCGCGAGTTCGTTTCGCACCTCGTCCTTATCGACGCGCCTCTTCAAGGGACGTCGTTCATGACGGCGATGCGAGGTGATCCGCGCGGCTGGCATGTCGCCTTTCACCAGGCACGTGACATCGCCGAGCATCTCGTCCACGGCCGTGAGCGTGGCTATCTGCATCACATCATCGGTGTGCGGATCTTCGACCCTTCTGCTATCAGCGGTGATGACTTTGACCTCTACGTCGATGCGTATTCAACGCCCGGCGCCATGCGCGCAGCGTTCGAATTGTATCGCGCATTTGACGACGACTGCTGCGCGATCGAAAGAGCGCGCAAGCAGGGCAAGCTGGAGATGCCCCTGCTTACGTTGGCCGGCGAAGCCGGTGGTCTGGCCAAATGGATGCCACAGATGGCGCGGGAGATCGCCGCACAGGTCGACCATCGGACCAGCCCGAAGGCAGCGCATTGGGTGCCGGAAGAGGATCCGCAATTCATAGCTGAAGCCATCGCAACCTTCGTCGCCGCGCCGTAG
- a CDS encoding ABATE domain-containing protein: MTGASSHGPKSTNADPPVDDLAIRFVNTAAWRLRSEVEERLRSAAELLLWLQSNGLLSKDQHTRLQLVGKQDEDLAKTLYESAIALRELIYNLLSSRIDRKAPAETDVAAFNNFLSRHVQSPGIAWRAGVYRWEVPSVQAADITLLIPIALSAAELLTGVRADRIRQCQDDRGCGWLFIDESRAQNRRWCSMGDCGNRAKARRHYERTKKQKSSSEKS, encoded by the coding sequence ATGACAGGCGCAAGTTCTCACGGTCCCAAGTCGACAAACGCGGATCCGCCTGTCGATGATTTGGCGATCCGCTTCGTGAACACGGCGGCATGGAGATTGCGCTCCGAGGTCGAAGAGCGGTTACGCTCAGCCGCTGAGTTGCTGTTGTGGCTGCAATCCAATGGGCTGCTGAGCAAGGACCAGCACACGCGTCTGCAACTTGTTGGGAAACAGGATGAAGACCTAGCAAAAACGCTCTATGAAAGCGCAATTGCCTTGCGTGAACTGATCTACAATCTTCTCAGCTCGCGCATCGACCGCAAGGCCCCTGCTGAGACAGACGTCGCCGCCTTCAACAACTTCCTGTCCCGCCATGTTCAGAGTCCTGGCATCGCCTGGCGTGCGGGCGTGTACAGGTGGGAGGTGCCGAGCGTCCAAGCCGCTGACATAACCCTGTTGATCCCCATTGCTCTTTCGGCAGCCGAACTTCTGACCGGCGTCAGGGCAGATAGGATTCGTCAGTGTCAGGACGACAGGGGGTGTGGCTGGCTTTTTATCGATGAAAGCCGAGCACAGAATCGTCGCTGGTGCTCGATGGGAGATTGCGGCAACCGGGCAAAGGCCCGGCGGCACTACGAACGGACCAAGAAACAGAAGTCGTCGAGCGAAAAGAGTTGA
- a CDS encoding EamA family transporter, which translates to MEPMPLLGFIPMPNPLEGYKLMAPNSRANTPILFGFAAIYLIWGSTYLALALALQTMPPFALMGTRSIVGGLLLLAFAGITGGGKGSAKSWLRAGVCGILFFVGCHGVLAYAEQRVPSGLAALLLATIPFWIIGGRSVLGRSDQPLARTMLLLLPGLGGVVLVAWRSIEGPAALQFSDILLLLAASVSWALGTIIAEGHKDSASSVVLSGRELVAGGMVLLLLSAWRGEPANIDLSAISLTSLAGWCYLTLAGTVVAFGSYIWLLKRVPPTLVATYTFVNPAIAVLLGWAFLGEELTVITVVGGLLVIASVAGLLLANHRSKREETNSWSTEQTIPAVAKR; encoded by the coding sequence ATGGAACCAATGCCGCTATTAGGTTTTATTCCAATGCCTAACCCTTTAGAAGGTTATAAATTGATGGCGCCCAATTCAAGAGCAAATACGCCAATCCTGTTCGGGTTTGCTGCAATCTATCTCATTTGGGGCTCCACGTATCTCGCATTGGCTCTCGCCCTGCAAACCATGCCTCCTTTTGCGCTGATGGGTACGAGGTCGATTGTCGGCGGCCTGCTTTTGTTGGCCTTTGCAGGCATCACCGGCGGGGGGAAAGGTTCGGCGAAATCATGGCTGCGGGCCGGCGTCTGTGGCATCCTGTTTTTCGTCGGCTGCCACGGCGTACTGGCTTACGCGGAGCAGCGAGTGCCGTCGGGGCTCGCCGCCCTCCTGCTGGCAACAATTCCATTCTGGATCATTGGTGGCAGAAGCGTCCTTGGCAGATCTGATCAACCTTTGGCCAGAACGATGCTGTTGCTTTTGCCGGGTCTGGGCGGTGTTGTGCTGGTCGCCTGGCGCAGCATCGAAGGTCCGGCAGCGCTCCAATTTTCTGACATTCTGCTGCTGCTTGCCGCATCAGTATCGTGGGCTCTCGGCACGATCATTGCCGAAGGTCACAAGGACTCGGCGTCATCGGTCGTTCTTTCCGGCAGGGAATTGGTCGCCGGCGGGATGGTGCTGTTGCTGTTGAGCGCGTGGCGGGGCGAACCTGCCAACATCGACCTGTCGGCTATATCACTGACGTCCCTGGCGGGCTGGTGCTATCTCACCCTCGCCGGCACGGTCGTAGCGTTTGGATCATACATCTGGCTGCTCAAGAGGGTCCCGCCGACGCTGGTCGCGACATACACCTTCGTCAATCCGGCCATCGCTGTACTGCTGGGGTGGGCGTTCCTGGGCGAAGAACTCACGGTCATCACGGTAGTCGGCGGTCTGCTGGTCATCGCATCGGTGGCCGGCTTGCTGCTCGCAAATCACAGGTCGAAACGAGAGGAGACGAATTCATGGTCGACGGAGCAAACAATCCCAGCGGTCGCAAAACGGTGA
- a CDS encoding branched-chain amino acid ABC transporter substrate-binding protein, protein MVDGANNPSGRKTVKIGVVAPLSGKGAKLGLEMAQAVELAIEDANASRDGPDIVFELVRCDDKGDESEGNRVATALIEDNDVLGVVGHYNSNVTLAVAQTYCDASMPLVSPIVSNPRLTEQGWSNVFRFTNRDDETASAIADHLSGQLKKRRAVVVKTDTVYGQSMSEEFVRAFEKIGGTAVREYVVEEGTTEFGSIVGSFPENIDLVFYGGTFEGAPLLKAMRAAGLQHLLATGDGCWDVWNFLEPTGEVAERGEGVLVLSACPEIGMVAGSSEFASRYADRFGPVGNYAVNCYDAATVLIEAIVAAVASENAPTRRSVLSALQKTQHQGIAYPAPVKWDGKQDNVAALTALHVADAGQFRQVAMAARPTRLPGLEDIHNANGPFAP, encoded by the coding sequence ATGGTCGACGGAGCAAACAATCCCAGCGGTCGCAAAACGGTGAAAATCGGTGTCGTCGCACCGCTGTCCGGCAAGGGCGCAAAACTCGGTCTTGAGATGGCTCAGGCAGTCGAACTGGCTATCGAGGACGCGAATGCCAGTCGGGACGGCCCGGACATCGTTTTTGAACTGGTTCGTTGTGACGACAAGGGTGATGAATCCGAAGGCAATCGAGTCGCTACGGCATTGATAGAAGACAATGACGTCCTAGGCGTTGTTGGGCACTACAACAGCAATGTCACCTTGGCGGTGGCTCAGACCTACTGCGATGCGTCGATGCCCCTTGTCTCGCCCATCGTCTCAAATCCGAGACTGACGGAACAGGGCTGGTCAAATGTGTTTCGGTTCACCAATCGTGACGATGAAACCGCTTCGGCAATAGCCGACCACCTGTCCGGCCAACTGAAAAAGCGGCGAGCTGTCGTGGTAAAAACCGATACGGTCTATGGCCAGAGTATGAGCGAGGAGTTTGTTCGCGCCTTCGAGAAAATTGGGGGAACGGCGGTTCGAGAATATGTCGTCGAGGAAGGAACGACCGAGTTTGGCTCCATTGTGGGGAGTTTTCCAGAAAACATTGATCTCGTTTTCTACGGCGGCACATTTGAAGGCGCACCACTTTTGAAAGCGATGCGAGCGGCGGGCCTGCAGCACCTTTTGGCGACCGGCGACGGCTGCTGGGACGTTTGGAATTTTCTTGAGCCGACCGGAGAGGTCGCTGAGCGCGGGGAGGGCGTGCTCGTTCTCTCGGCTTGTCCAGAAATTGGAATGGTCGCAGGCTCGAGCGAGTTTGCTTCACGCTATGCTGACCGCTTCGGGCCTGTTGGGAACTACGCCGTCAACTGCTACGACGCGGCGACCGTTCTGATCGAAGCAATAGTCGCGGCTGTGGCTTCCGAGAATGCGCCCACCCGTCGAAGTGTGCTGTCAGCGCTCCAGAAAACGCAGCATCAAGGGATTGCCTACCCAGCGCCCGTAAAATGGGACGGAAAGCAAGACAATGTTGCGGCTTTGACTGCTTTGCATGTGGCCGACGCAGGGCAATTTAGGCAAGTTGCAATGGCGGCACGGCCAACGCGTTTGCCCGGGCTAGAAGATATTCACAACGCGAACGGCCCCTTTGCACCTTAG
- a CDS encoding PRC-barrel domain-containing protein: MDHTNHVRLTSTQLTPDILEGAAIYDADDNKVGSVSHVHGSGAASQVVIDVGGFLGIGAKPVAVPASQLDFMRDEDGDVHAVTNWTKDELKKMPEHHDA; encoded by the coding sequence ATGGACCATACCAATCATGTACGTCTCACGAGCACCCAACTGACGCCGGATATTCTGGAAGGCGCAGCGATATACGACGCCGACGACAACAAGGTCGGCAGTGTTTCGCATGTACACGGTTCCGGGGCCGCCAGTCAGGTTGTCATTGATGTCGGCGGCTTTCTCGGCATCGGCGCCAAGCCGGTGGCCGTTCCGGCGAGTCAGTTGGACTTCATGCGTGACGAGGATGGCGATGTGCACGCGGTGACCAATTGGACGAAGGACGAACTCAAGAAAATGCCCGAGCACCACGACGCGTGA